Within Sporosarcina sp. PTS2304, the genomic segment CGGTGTAGGGGGCGTCCTGCATCGTGCGCGAGAATTAGTGGCCAATGCGGCAAATACAGGAACTATGACAGGTAAAGACCGTGAAAAAATTAAAATTGAATTGGAACAACTGCAATCACAGCTCCAAGACTTGGCGAATACTAAAGTCGGTGACAAGCATATTTTTAGTGGGAAAATGACCGATCAGCCGTTATTCGATAAAGCGACGGGTTCGTATAATTCAGATGCGCCATTTAAAGAACATGTCACGATTGAAGTGTTTGACGGAGTCGATCTTCGCGTCAGCACGAACGTCTCCGATATGTTCAATAATATTAACCAGCTATTTGCCGATATTAAAAATAATACAGACGATACGTATGACTTTAGTGGAGCGCTTGAGAAAGTAGATATGTTATTTGACGATGTGTTAACGAAGCGTGCAGATATCGGGGCGCGTTCCAATCGTGCGGAGCTTATGCACAACCGTCTGGAAATGCAAGAAGGCGCGGCGAAAAAACAACGTTCTGAAAACGAAGACGTCGATTATGAAAAAACCATTACTGATTTAATCACATCGGAATCGATCCACCGTGCGACATTATCCGTCGGAGCACGTATTATCCAACCTTCACTGGTTGATTTCTTGCGATAAAATGTGAGGCTGACTTGAAGAGTCTTGCGGCTTGCGCTTCCAGACGATACGCTTTCCGGAGGGGACGCGGTGGACCGTCAAGCACTGCGAGTTACACCTGTCAAGTGCAAAGATGTGCTCCTTCTCGCTGCGCTTCACTCGCAAAAGCCGTCCTTCGCAACGGCTTTTCCTGAACCTCCTGGAGTCGATCGTCTTCCAGCTTCAGCCGAACTTAGTATGTGCAAGACAGGTTGATAACTCTTAGTAGATGGTGAAAACCAAGTAGAATTGTCTGATACAATCTGACCGTTTTTTAAGTTAGATAGCGGTGAAGTGTTTTAGCTACTATGACTGTTTCGATGAACTGAGTGGAAAAGCAATGACTCTATATATATTCAGTCAGGCAATCTAAAGCTCAACCCACACTGTCCAGAAAGCGGAACTTACCACACTCTATTTCTGGACGAACACCAACTGACTTCCCGACACAAACTCAAGGATTCTCCCGGAAGAACCGGCGACTCCTGGAGGATCAGGACGACAGGCGTAATCGCCAATGCACTACTGGCGAGTCCGCCGCGTCCCCTCAGGAAAGCGTCCGGTTCTGTAGGGAGAATCCTAACACGTACACTATTTTTCTGCACAGTACAGGAGAAGTTACTTCCCATACTCTATTTCGGGACGATCAGGACGACAGGCGTAATCGCCAACGCACTTCTGGCGAGTCCGCCGCGCACCCTCAGGAAAGCGTCCGGTTCTGTAGGGAGAATCCTAGCACGTACACTACTTTACGACACAAAAGGAGAGTGATAGACGTGAACATCCCACAGCTTCAAATTCAAACAACGCCCGCAAAAATCGGCTTGCAAGTAACGAAGCCTGTGCAAGAAATCGAGCAACCGCGAGCGTCATTATCGATTCAACAACCGGCAGCGATTCTCGATATTTCGACGACACGTCCACAACTATCACTCGACACAACCGAAAACCGTGCCGATTTAGATTTAAAAAGTGCCTTTCGACGGATAGCCGAAAACGCACAATACGGCCATCAAAAAGTGCAAGAAGGAATCGGCCGCCGTGCGCAAGAAGGCTCTCAATTGATGAAAATCGAAAATGGAGCATCGATCGCAGACATCATTAAACAATCAACGGAGCGACCGATGGCACAGCTACAAGTGAAATTCGTCGGAGACCGCACGAAAATAAAAACAGACGTTACTGCGGGATCACTCGACATTCAAGTGAAACCACAGAAACCGATCATCGATGCACAAATTAATAAACCGATCCATAACTACACGCCTGGAAAAGTAGATGTCGTGATGGAGCAGTACGGTTCGATTGATATTGATTGGAAAGTATAGAGAGCCATTAAGTTTTTTATCACACAAATAAGGGTATTGGACAAAATATGCAGAAAGAACGATATACTGTCGTTCTTTTTAATTTGCCTCAAAGCAAGCACCCACTTTTATCTTAACGCTTTGCGTGCTAATGTATAAAGATACTACTAGAAAAACATCTCTTGCGAAGCGACAAAAAAGGAGAGAATGCGTATGACAACGAACGTAAAAGAAATTGAAACAAAATTCCACGAAACGGTGGAAGTAGACTTGGCGAAAGCTTGGCATTTCCCACAAGGTCTTCCGGGATTTGAAGATGAGGAAGAATTCGTCTTGTTGCCGATCGGAGACAATCCTGGATTCCAAGTGCTTCAATCTACAAAAGAAGCAGGCGTCGCATTCGTCGTAGCCAATCCATACAAACTTGTTGACGGCTATGACTTCATAGTGAACGACGCTACAATCGACTTACTCGAAGTAAAAGACCCAGAAGAGCTAATGGTACTCGGCATCGTATTCATCAAAGAACCGTTTGAAGAGTCTACGATCAACCTGCAGGCGCCATTGCTGTTCCATACGGAAAACAGAAAAGCGAAGCAAATGATTTTAAATGACAAACGATATTTAATCAAACACCCGATGAATGCCAATAAGCTAAATGAATTGAAAGAGAAATTGTCTAACGGAAAGAAGTGATAAGATGTTAGTACTTTCACGAAAAAGCGGCGAAACGATCCAGATTGCCGACAACATAGAAATTACAGTGCTCGAAATCAAAGGCGACACGGTACGCATTGGCATCGAGGCACCGAAGACAATCGACATCGTGCGCGGTGAGCTCGTCCAGTCTGTTAAAGACACCAATGCCGAATCCGCCACATCAGACGTCAACTGGCTCTCCTCGCTAACAGACGATCGTTGACATAACTTCTTCACATTTTTAAAAAAACTAAAAAACTTTTAAAAGAATGCTAAACACTGCACATACCCGTCCGATATTAGTAGTGTAAGCGGGAGAAAGAGTTCGGCCGGCTCTCGACACCGCCACAAAAATAAGGGTCACATGGACGTGAACCCAACAAACACTCAAGGAGGAAACAATCATGATTATCAATCACAATATGGCAGCGATGAACACACATCGCCAACTAGGTTCAAACAACGCAGCAGCAGCTAACAACATCGAGAAATTGTCTTCAGGTTTGAAGATCAACCGTGCAGGAGACGATGCAGCTGGTCTAGCAATCTCTGAGAAAATGCGTGGACAGATTCGTGGTCTAGATATGGCAGCGAAAAACTCACAGGATGGTATCTCCATGATCCAAACTGCTGAGGGTGCTTTGAACGAAACACACGATATTCTACAACGTATGCGTGAGCTAGCTACACAAGCAGCGAACGATACTAACGTTAAGTCTGACCGTAGTGAAATTCAAAAAGAGCTTAACTCATTAACTTCCGAAATCAACCGTATTGCTAATACAACTGAGTTTAACACTCAGAAATTGATGGACGGTGCTGGAATGAGTGGAGGAGCAGCTGGTGGTGGAAAAGCATTCTCAGCTAACTTACAAATTGGTGCGAACACTGGACAAGCAATGAATGTTGAAATTCAAGATATGTCTGCTAAAGCACTTGGTTTGACTTCGAGTGGTGCTGGCGCTACTCACAGTGCTGGTACATCCGTAACGTCATTAACTGGTGAAGCTGCAGGAGTAGCCAATGCAAAACATACAAGTGGAGCTGCTGGTGTAACTAACGGTACTACAAATGTTGCAAATGAACACGGTTTAGATGTTTCTTCACATGCTAACGCCACTGCAGCGATCAAAGCAATCGATAATGCGATTGAAACTGTTTCTGCACAACGTTCTAGCCTAGGTGCATTCCAAAACCGTCTAGAACACACAATTAACAACTTAGGTACTTCATCTGAAAACTTGACTGCAGCTGAATCTCGTATTAGAGATGTTGATATGGCCAAGGAAATGATGGACTTTACTAAGAACAACATCTTAACTCAAGCAGCACAAGCAATGCTTTCTCAATCGAATCAGATGCCTCAAGGTGTTCTTCAACTCCTTCGGTAACTGGTTCAGGGACGCCTATTCGGTAACGGATAGGACGCATAACTGGGTGAATTGCTGGAACATCCTGAAGTCTACTTTCCTACAACGCAGCTGGAAACGGCAAACGTGAATGGTTGAAAAAAAGTAGAATTGGACAATCAGCAGCCAAGCTCCTGTGAAGAAATTCTGGAGAAGGTTCAACGACTAGGATATACCGTCTAAGGCATACGCTATGACGATGAAATCCGTAGGGCGTCAAAAGACGTTCGAAGTGCCCAGCATCCTAGGTATTTAGATACAAGGATGGAGATATAGTCTGACCCTATTAGAGACAATAGGACTAGTCGCAAGCGAATCAACAGCCTCAGGGCGTACTACAATTACTACGTTAATAGTTAATTGGAACTATAAAAGAGACTTCTTTCGAGAAGTCTCTTTTTCTATAACTTTTTTTGCTGTCGCAATTCACGTATTTTATAGACTACTGACCAATAACTTCTATTTAAAACGTCTGCAATTTGCTGGTCTGTTCTTCCAGCTCGTTTCATACATAACAGCTTTTCTACTTCATTTGGTGTGTAGGGGCGCATACGTTTCCTATCGCTAACTAATAATTGATAATCAGGATACTTCTTATGCCATTTTTCTTTTTCTAAATAAAATCGGTAATTCCAGTTAGTTTTATAACTCATAGAAGGACAAGTTATTATCGCTGGCTCGATGTCGTGAAGAAATTTTAGCGAATCCGCAGTTCTATTAGTTCGAAGATAATAGCCTTGTCCATCAGGTCGTTTAATAGTTGCAAACTCGGCAGAAGATAGTGATTTCAAATGTTCTTTTAACATTTCAAGTTCCTGATACGTAAAGTTTTGCAAATAAAGAGCTATATGTGGGGTTACATATATCTTTTTATAATTATGGTTTATTCGATTACTCAGTAGCAATGATCCGTCATCCATATAAATGGTAGCTAAGCTGTAGATATCCGTTAAATTAATAAGTTGTTCAGAAGGTAATTGTTTGATTCTATACCCTCTGTTCTTTTCTTTCCTGTAAAATTGGTTTTCAAGTATACTCCATAAATTATTTACTCTTGAGTCAATTGTATTGCCTTTAGAATTAAAATAAAAATAAGGCAGCATTTTCATGACTTTCCAAGCTCGATAATCTTGTTGTTTTATAGAAAAATGTTCATGGTAAGTGCTTCTTATTCCGTATTGTTTTGTTGGGATATGTGTTAGCATTCCATCTCCCATAATTGAACCCAACACAATATTTTGTTGCGTAGTCGAAAGGTCGTCCAATGTATGAAGCGGCCGTGGGTAAATGCTGTTATGCTGATGGAAACACTCCTGCGCAATCTCACCTAATGTCAAACCTGTTTGTGCTTGTAGACGACAAAGAGTGGCTTGGTTCTCTTCCGTCAGGCTGATTTGGTAGCGAGAGGAGTCGTTCTGTTCTTGTCGAGCGTAGTTCAGTCGCTGGAAGTTCTCGTCAGTAATCTCGACATTACCGGCGTGTTGTTCAATAATTTTATTGATTTCTGCGGTAGGTTTTGTCAATTTTATATGGTTCGGCAGGCGCAGAGTAGTCCGCTTTGCTATTGATTTTAGAGCGGTACTATTTTTGCGTTTGTAGTGAAATAATGGGTGGATCCATGGATTGACTAGTGAAAGAAAATGATTGATTTGTAATTGATCGTAAAGTAACAATCTTTTCTGTCCGTCAATTGCAAATAGTAAATTGAATTTACTGTTCAAGACATACTGCAATAGCGCGAGTTCTTCTTCACTCCATTGTTCTGTAGAGAGAATTAGCTTCTCAAGCGTGCCGTTCTTTTTTACTTTCAGATGGCCACATTCTTGGTACCACCATGCAAGTGTTTGTTCATTCATATAATGTTCTATAAAAAATAGCGGTAATTCTTTCTGCCCCGTCGGATACGAGAGATCACGCAGTTCATTTGTTAGAGGGCATAGATTTGATTTCAGGACGATTCGTTTAGTGGAATGGTCTTGTATGTCACGAACATTCTCTATGCAGAACTTAATAGACGCTAGTGTGCTCTTCAGTTGCCGGTGACAAGCAACAGCCCAGTCATACTGTGTGTAACGGTAGAGGAAACGGATAGAAGGCTGACCATCAACATCGGCATTTATGCTGCCATTGCCGAGTAACTTTGCGCACAACAAACTGTATGACGTAGAGTTTGTATCTTTTGCGATAAAAGGGGATAAAGAGTTTTGAGCTACATAGTCTTTTTGTAAACTATACTGAGCTTCTTGATCTTCGTAAAGATACAAAGATGACCTCCGACAAGCTGTATAAAAAGTAACTCGATTAGCCATAAAAACCCCTCCTAAACGGGAATATATGTTCTTATTATATGTTGTGATCATTAATAAAGCTATAAATAACTTGCTATTATGACATATGAAAAACAGCTAAAACATAAAACATTTTGTACAGCCTAATCACACTTCAAAAATTGTCCTTTCGTCCGATATAATGATTATGAATATGATACACTTTACACAACTATATGAATCGGAGGGGTTCCCCTTGAATCTAGTATTTCAGCAGCAATCAATAGAGCTTGATGATAGAGCTACGACACAAGAAATTATAGACGCCATTAATCAATTGGTAAGCGATGGCTATTACTTCAGCCATTTTCTCGCAGACGGTGAGGAAGTATTTGAGGCACCAGAACAGTACTTGAACAACCGTAGAGGAACGATTCAACGACTTGAAGTAATCGCAAAAACAGAAAAAGAATTTACAAATGACATTTTACTCTCAGTTGAAAATTATACGTCAAACGCATTGCCGCTTTTAGAAACTTTGTCAAATGAGTTCTATAATAATCCAAGTACAGAAACGTGGGAGCAGTTTGCACAATTGATGGAGAGCCTTCAATGGGTCAACGGTGTCACTGAATTGCTCCGTAGCCAAGAAGAAAAAGTAGTGAATTGGATGCAATATGAAGAAATCGCTGACAACATCCAACAAGAGCTAGTAAACTTAGAAGAAGCCGTGGGAAATGAGGATTTTGTATTGATTGGAGATATTATTCAATATGAAATTTTGCCGAGTTTTGAAGCTCTTCACGATGCGGCGAAAACAACAATTGATACAGAAGGTACTAGACCGAACATAAACTAGTGGATGGTGGAAAAGTAAATGCTGAAAAATAAAACTATACTTGTGACAGGCGGAACTGGTTCATTCGGCAAAAAATTCATTCGTCGCATATTGAAAGAAGATGTAAAAAAAGTAATTGTCTTCAGCCGAGATGAACTAAAGCAATACGAAATGAAACAAGAATTCAAAGACTCGCGTATCCGTTTTTTTATAGGAGATGTACGTGACAAAGAACGTCTACATCGTGCATTTGATGGAGTGGATATCGTCATTCACGCCGCAGCGATGAAGCACGTAGAAGCTTGTGAATACAATCCATTCGAAGCAGTGAAAACGAATATTTATGGCGCGCAAAATATTATCGAAGCAGCCATTGATCGTAATGTAGAGCAAGTCATTGCGCTTAGCACAGACAAAGCCGCAGCACCGGTCAATCTATACGGTGCAACAAAACTAGCCTCGGACAAGCTATTTGTCGCCGCAAACTCGTATGTAGGTGAAAAGCATACAAGATTTTCTGTCGTCCGTTACGGCAATGTCGTTGGCAGTCGTGGGAGTGTCATACCGTTCTTCACTAAGATGAAAGAAACCGGTACACTGCCCGTCACAGATGAACGGATGACACGCTTTTGGATCACGCTCGATCAAGGGGTTCAATTTGTATTGGATAGTTTAACACGTATGCATGGAGGCGAAATCTTCGTCCCGAAAATTCCAAGCATGAATATACTCGATTTAGCAAAAGCGGTTGGTCCAGAATGTGAAATTGAAATCGTTGGCATCCGGCCAGGAGAAAAATTGCATGAAGTTATGGTCACGCAGGACGACGCACGTCATACGATAGAATTTGACGACTATTATGTCATTACGCCTGAATTTGCTTGGTGGGGAGACCAACTAAAAGGTGAGCCGAGAATAACGGAGCCATTTGAATATTCGAGTGAAACGAATGAACAGTGGTTATCAGTGGAAGAGTTGCGAAAAGTGGTGGAGGAGTTTCAAGTATGATTGCGGTAATTGGCGGAGCGGGCTATATAGGTTCTCATACGGTGAAATATTTACTAGAGCAGTCGCAAGAAGTAGTCGTGTTCGATAATTTAAGCGAAGGACATAAAGAAACTATTCCATCAGGCATCCCTTTTTTACAAGGTGATGTCGGTTCTACTGCAGATGTACATACCCTTTTTACAAAGTATCCTACTATCCATACCGTGATTCACTTTGCAGCACATGCGTATGTAGGAGAATCTGTGAAAAATCCAGCAAAATATTATCAAAATAATGTAGTAAATACGATGAACCTATTACACGTGATGCGAGAATTTGATGTGAAACGTATCGTCTTTTCATCTACTTGTGCAACGTATGGAATACCACACTACATTCCAATAGATGAAGTCCATCCACAACAACCGATCAATCCATACGGACGTACGAAGTGGATAGTAGAGCAAATTTTAGAAGACTATCGTCGCGCTTACGGTATTCACTACATCGCTTTACGCTACTTTAACGCAGCAGGCGCATCGCTTGATACATCTATTGGCGAATTGCACGATCCGGAAACACACTTAATTCCACTCGTATTGGATGTGGCATTAGGGAAAAGTGAGTCGATTACGGTATTTGGGGACGACTATGACACACCGGACGGAACGTGTATCCGTGACTATATTCATGTTACGGACTTAGCGCAAGCTCATGCATTAGCGGTAGAGCAACTTCAACATCAAAAAAGTGACGTGTATAACTTAGGGAATGGAAATGGTTACTCAGTGCTTGAAGTGATTCGCACTGCTAAAGAAGTAACAGGCAAAGAGATCCCTATGAAAATGGCAGAACGACGTGTAGGAGACCCAGCGATATTAGTAGGATCCGCTGACAAAGCAAAAAAACAACTACACTGGAAGCCACAACATACAGACTTACATGCCATTATAAATTCTGCATGGAACTGGCATAATAAAATGAATCGAGGGACGTCTTCATGAAACAAATTATCGTCACAGGTGGAGCTGGTTTTATCGGCTCTCATCTAATCGATCAATTACTCGCGCAAGGACATTACGTAATTTGTATCGATAACTTCCAAACTGGTTCGCGTAGAAATATAGCACACCATATGCAAAATCAAAGATTCAAACTAATTGAGCAAGATATTATACATCCTTTACCTACATTTGATCATGTCGATGAAATTTATAACTTAGCTTGTGCAGCTAGTCCAGTTCACTATCAGGCAGATCCTATTCATACATTCAAAACAAATGTCATAGGAGCATTACATGTATTAGAATTGGCTACACGTCATCATGCGAAAGTGTTACAAGCCTCTACTTCAGAAGTATATGGTGATCCACTCGTTCATCCACAACCTGAAAGTTATTTGGGACATGTGAATCCTATAGGTATTCGTAGTTGTTATGATGAAGGAAAACGAGGGGCAGAAACACTATTCTTCGATTATGCTAGACAATACGATACGAAAATTAAAGTGATACGAATTTTTAATACATATGGACCACGCATGGATCCGAAAGACGGAAGAGTTGTCAGTAACTTTATCATGCAGGCATTACAACATGAACCGATTACGATATACGGGGACGGCAAGCAATCTCGTTCGTTCTGTTATGTCGATGATTTAGTAGATGGAATCATGAAAATGATGTACTCAGCTGATGACGTACAAGGTCCAGTGAATTTAGGGAATCCTTATGAATTTACGATGCTCGAATTAGCAGAACAAGTACTATCGAAAACAGCAAGTGAATCAGCATTACAATTTCAACCGCTTCCATCTGATGATCCTAAACAACGCCAACCAGTGATTGAAAAGGCAAACGAAGTATTACACTGGCAACCAACGATTCAGTTAGATCAAGGATTAGAACGAACGATAAAGTATTTCAAAACTACTTGTGAAAAGGTGTGAAAATGTGCGAAAAGTTACGAAAGCTGTTATACCAGCAGCAGGACTAGGCACACGCTTCCTACCTGCTACAAAAGCGCAACCGAAAGAAATGTTACCGATTGTAGACAAACCAGCGATTCAATACATAGTCGAAGAAGCGGTCGCGTCAGGAATTGAAGACATTATCATTATTAGTGGTCGAAACAAGCGTTCCATTGAAGATCATTTTGACAAATCAGTTGAACTGGAAACGAGCTTACAAGCGAAAGAAAAATACGATGTACTAAAAGAAATTGAAGCGATTTCTTCCCTTGCAAATATCCACTACATCCGTCAAAAGGAAGCGAAAGGATTAGGTGATGCGATTTATTGCGCAAAAAGTTTTATAGGAAATGAACCTTTTGCCGTACTGTTAGGTGACATTGTCTTGCAATCAGAACAACCTGTATTGGCTCAGCTACTCGACGTCTATGAGCAACAGCCAGTGTCTGTTATTGGAGTGCAAGACGTACCTAAGACAGAGGTAGTCCATTACGGCATTATAGATCCTTTGACGATTGACAGTGATTCAGGAATTATTGAAGTGAACAAGTTCGTTGAAAAACCGACAGTGGAAGAAGCACCGTCCACATTAGCTATTATGGGGAGATATATTTTGACACCGGCTATTTTTGACATACTGAAAGAGACAACTCCTGGTGCTGGCGGAGAAATTCAATTAACAGATGCAATTGAAAAACTTAAAGAAACAGAGCGTATTGTTGCGTGTGATGTGAAAGGAATCGTTCATGACGTAGGAAGCAAGCTAGGCTTCGTCAAAGCGACGATTGATTTTGCGTTAGAACGCCCAGAACTCCGTGACGATGTTTTTGCTTATATTCAATTATTAGCAAAGAAAGAAGAGGGAACGAGATGAAAGTAGCAGTGATCGGCACTGGATATGTAGGGCTTGTCACAGGTACAGTATTGGCAGAAATCGGCCATTGCGTGACATGTATTGATCTAGACGAAGCAAAAATTAGACAACTTCAGTCAGGTGAACCAACGATCTACGAGCCTGGACTAGAAGAACTTCTTGTGAAAAATATTGCACGAAACAACTTACACTTCACTACTAATCATGCCGAAGCTTTCCAACATGCAGACGTTATATTGTTAGCAGTCGGCACACCACAAGGGACGAATGGCGAAGCAGATTTATCGTATATTCAAGCAGCAGCTCAGACGATTGCGACTACAGTTACGAAAGATGTTGTCGTGATGATCAAAAGCACAGTCCCGCCTGGAACGAATGACCAAGTAGAGCAACTCATTCGCCAGCAACTAATCCAAGATGTAAAAGTAGATGTTGTATCGAACCCAGAGTTTTTACGTGAAGGTCATGCCGTAGAAGATGCATTTCACGGAGATCGGATTGTCATAGGCAGTGAGTGTGCAAAAGCAGGAGAAGTTGTTGCTACGCTATACGCTGGCCTACAAATGCCTGTTCTTCATACGAACCGTCGCAGTGCAGAAATGATTAAGTATGCCGCCAATGCTTTCCTAGCCGTGAAAATTAGCTATATCAATGAAATCGCTAACCTTTGCGACGCGATTGGAGCTGATGTTAGCGATGTGGCAGACGGTATGGGGATGGATAAGCGCATAGGACGAGCATTTCTCAATGCAGGAATTGGTTATGGTGGATCTTGTTTCCCGAAAGATACAGAAGCGATTGCTCATTTAGCAAAAGAACGACAAACTCCATTAACAATTGTTGAATCGGCAATACATAGTAATCAAAAACAACGCCAACGATTCATCGATAAAATAGAGCGCTACTTTCACGGACAAGTAGCGAATAAAAAAATTGCCATACTCGGATTGGCTTTTAAGCCGAACACGGACGATTTACGTGAAGCGCCATCACTTGAAATCATTGACGCACTAGAGAAGAAAGGCGCGCTCATCAGCATTTATGACCCGATTATTACACACCCAAAAAGCGCTCTAAGTATCATCGAATGTGTGACCGAAGCAGACGCTGTCGTACTCGTAACAGAGTGGCAAGAGTTCATAGAGTCGGACTGGACAGCTATAGGGGCGAGCGTAGCGAATCGAGTACTATTTGACGGTCGAAATGCATTGCCTGCAAATAAGCTACAACAAGCAGGCTGGACATACATAGGGATCGGAAAAGAAAGGAAGTAGGAATATGGTATCTATGAAAGTAGAAGTACTAGAAAGTAAAAGTGGACTGCCAACGCTGCAAGTAGAGCAAGAAGGAAAAAAAATCTTCATTCACAGCAAGTATGATCCCATAAAGGAAGCAAGGCAGATCATCGAGCGTAATAAGGAACAGATCGAACAGCACCAGCATATTTTCTTCTATGGTGTCGGGCTTGGCTATCATCTACAAGCTTTCATAGAGCAATATCCTGAAAAACTCGTCTCTGCCTACGAACCAATTGCCGAATTGGCAACCGTATGTAACTCGCTAACAGACCGTACGGCATTTGATGCGGAAAGACTTCGGCACTTATTCATAGAACAGGAACCCACAGACAGAGAAACGCATCTGCGGACACTTTCCAATCATCTGACGCAGAAAGTAGCACTAATCATCTTGCCGAGTTACGAGCGATTCTTGAAAGAAGATATTTTAGCATTTTTGGCAGAGTACAAAGAAATTATAGAAGAAAAACAAATCACTAGAGGTGCGAATACCGTATTCTCGAAGCGTTGGACAGTAAACGCGCTGTTGAATGTGCCGTCAACATTTGAAACACCGAACTTCTTGCTTGAGCATGCTCGCACTTTCTGTGACAAACCCGTACTGTTAGTAGCAGCA encodes:
- a CDS encoding UDP-glucose/GDP-mannose dehydrogenase family protein produces the protein MKVAVIGTGYVGLVTGTVLAEIGHCVTCIDLDEAKIRQLQSGEPTIYEPGLEELLVKNIARNNLHFTTNHAEAFQHADVILLAVGTPQGTNGEADLSYIQAAAQTIATTVTKDVVVMIKSTVPPGTNDQVEQLIRQQLIQDVKVDVVSNPEFLREGHAVEDAFHGDRIVIGSECAKAGEVVATLYAGLQMPVLHTNRRSAEMIKYAANAFLAVKISYINEIANLCDAIGADVSDVADGMGMDKRIGRAFLNAGIGYGGSCFPKDTEAIAHLAKERQTPLTIVESAIHSNQKQRQRFIDKIERYFHGQVANKKIAILGLAFKPNTDDLREAPSLEIIDALEKKGALISIYDPIITHPKSALSIIECVTEADAVVLVTEWQEFIESDWTAIGASVANRVLFDGRNALPANKLQQAGWTYIGIGKERK